One genomic segment of Ctenopharyngodon idella isolate HZGC_01 chromosome 7, HZGC01, whole genome shotgun sequence includes these proteins:
- the LOC127516622 gene encoding DNA damage-inducible transcript 4-like protein has product MVATSTLNRNSECLSEFADRGYDQTCIDYEMDFWERCLAEPYLGAEVCEEQTCQQLARLLEGCLSRAKASKLQCAHLLVPETLTRRVARDMLRLAAGEPCGLRGCVLDVHLELEEQQHRCERLERLACDSSVVPTFELTLVFKQDGGGWPSLRDFLRIGTCFPPGTRSALKLRPGFRLIKKKLYSAAGTVVEEC; this is encoded by the exons ATGGTTGCAACAAGCACACTAAACAGAAACTCGGAATGCCTTTCTGAATTTGCTGATAGAGGATATGACCAGACTTGCATCGATTATG AAATGGACTTTTGGGAACGGTGTTTGGCAGAGCCTTACCTGGGTGCAGAAGTGTGTGAAGAACAGACATGTCAGCAGCTCGCCCGGCTGCTTGAGGGCTGTCTGTCGAGGGCCAAAGCCAGCAAGCTGCAATGTGCCCATTTGCTGGTGCCAGAGACTCTCACCCGGCGGGTGGCACGGGATATGCTCAGGTTGGCAGCAGGGGAGCCGTGTGGGTTGCGGGGCTGTGTGCTGGATGTGCATCTCGAGCTGGAAGAGCAGCAGCACCGCTGTGAGAGACTCGAGAGACTTGCTTGCGACTCAAGTGTGGTGCCAACTTTTGAATTGACATTGGTTTTCAAACAGGATGGCGGTGGCTGGCCGAGCCTGCGGGATTTTTTGCGCATTGGTACGTGTTTCCCACCTGGCACCCGCAGCGCACTTAAGCTCCGCCCTGGGTTTAGGCTCATTAAGAAAAAACTGTACTCCGCAGCTGGAACTGTAGTTGAGGAGTGCTGA